GACTGATTTGTTTGTCAAAATTCAAATCAGAATACGCCTTATGAGAATGAGTAACTATCAAGCAGCTACTTAAGGTGCAGAAAATTATGATGGTTGGTTTCTTTTATAGAAAAGATGGATCAATTTTCCTTCAGAGGAGTGATGAGATGTTGACAGAAATGGAGTAGATGGAATGTTAGCAGTCTATTTGTTGGAGATGGGCAACTGGCAAGAAAACGTAGTGGTTTACTAATTTGCTATGATTGGAAGAACCAGACTGATGCTTAGTTCAAATGTGCATGACTGGAAAACACTGCCCATTCCATATTCCAACACCCCAGTTGTAAGGGAATACCCCATTCATGTCACATTCAGGTCATAAACAATTAGTTGACCCCTTCTTTGAAGATGATAGACTCAGCGCAGTTGCAACTGGAGAAGTAGTTTTCAGCTGAACTGATGCACTCAAATACAAAAATCGACCTTAGAATCGAAAGCCAATGGTTAAATTGGCCACCAAGAGATATAAATCTGCATTCCTGTACATAATCATTTTTGTTTCAATAGCCTAGCATTGCAACTGGGAGAGCGTTGGAATTTCAAAGTCAATCTAAGAACATATTTAGTCTGCTAGATTACACTATCTTCAGTTTCTTGCATAGGGCAAAACTACACGAATGTGCTAGAAAAACGTTGGCCTAGTTAGAGGCTATAAGCTTGGTCATTATAAGTTCCAAGCACTGTTTCTTTTCCCTAACCTTCATAAAGTCCATTTTCTTTTCTGATTTTCTCTACTTTTGAATGTACCAAACAAGCGTAAGGAGAACCCTGCACTCATACAGCTTTCAATTTAGAATGGATTGAACAAAACTAAGAACTCATGTCCCAATAACTGCAGTTATAACGATGGACTAACTTCTTGATACACATAGAACACCACATAAAGATCACATGTCAGAAACATAGCCATAGATACCCAGATAACAGACCGGTGAAAGTTCAGACTTACTAGGCTCACCGGTTCGTGCTCCCCTTTACAATTTGGGACTTGCAGATTTAGAGATTAACTAAATTTGTCTTAAACAATCTAAAGTTTTATTGGAACATTAAGATTAGAGATTGCGGTAGATACCTCTCGAAGACGTCAGTGGCGAAGCGTGAGCCATTCAAGCAGACGAACCAGAGCAGGATCAGCACCAATATGTCTGCTACAGTTAAGGATGCACAATCCTAGAACTAGATAGATAAACAGATGACACAAAGGACACTGTAGCAAACAAAACCCAGTAGTTACTTGATGCGATTAACTAAATGAATAACCATGTACAACCAATTGGAATAAACGCTGGTAATCGCGACGAAACCAAGCAACGCCTGGCCGATTCAGAGATGGGATTCTTTTCCCCCCACATGAACGAATTGGACCGGTACCCAACCGAAATCTGAAATTTTTGGTGGAAGGGAAGCACCCAAACGTGGATCTAACAAAAAAACCCTAGGTGACGCTAGTTCTGAGCGCGGCGAGGATGAAATTCACAAAGAGAATGGCCAGAAACTGAATTCGGATCGAGAAGTAGTCGAAGGATACTGAACAGGCACCGCTCCCACCAATCGAGCATGTAGAGGCCCATGGTGACGTTATAGAGGTGGATCTTCTTGCCCACCCAGCTCATCTCGCCCGCCATCTCCTCTGCGGCAGTCTTCCTGCGCTAACCTTTCCGAATCGGGAGCGCGCGTGTTCCTCTGTTTCTAGTAGAAGTCTGAACTCTCTGAATCGCTCGTGCTCTATCGGGGGATACAGAGGTTGTCGCTTATATAGGATGAACCTGATGGGAAATGTGCGCTGAACCCCCTGATGGATGCCATTATTACATTATTTTACCAACAATATTTGACTCATGAAAAAAAGCTACGCGTCCCTGTAAATTTAGTGTTCAGCATATATGAAAAAACTTATGTCAAACCAGCTATTGGCATAGGTTTCTCTTGGTATTTCCCTAAAACCAAACCAATATAAAAAGATGATCAAGGTAACTTTTTTTTAAGTTCGTCTAGGTTATAGTTTTTTTACAAGGGCGGATCTAGGAGCTGGTTAGCCTAAGAAACATGATCTCAGCTATAGAAAAGCAAGACTTAGGAAGTCAGTTTTAGCTCAAGATAGGCGTTCACTTCTTCAGCCGGGGCCGTGCACCAATTCTGACTCCACCTCTATTTTTTGTGTCTGTACATTTTCTTTCTGCTTCGTTAGTCTATTAACTTAGGAAAACGTTTCACCATACTTATCCATTAAGGATGTAAAAATATAACTATTGCAATATTTCACTCACTAACCTAATCAGAAGCTTTTGAGCCTTTGAGAGAAGGAAAAAGTTGTATCATATTATTTAATTTACAAGGGCGTGGATGATCATTTCACATTGACCTTTACTTGGGACTGTATTCTCTTTGTCAAGTAACGGAGGGAGTACATCGTGCGGCAGTAAGTAGTAACCGTACAAGCTCTCAGGGGCGTATCTCGAATTACAAGAATCATCAGTCCTGTGAGCGCAAGGAAGGGAAAGCTGCGTGCCTTGTTTAGTCCCTGCCTTGTTTTACTGGACCGGTTCCTTCTCGTTTTAGGCCCAGCCGATCCGGTTTGAAGTCAGCACCAGCCGGGTCCACTTTGGCCGCCGAGAGAGCGCAGCGGCTGCAATCAGTGGACTTTTCTTCCAAGCACCCAACGGCAGTCCAGCACGACTGGTTCCGGGACCCACACGAGAGGCGCTGACACTGGAATGTGGCCCCATGCTCTGTTTTAGAATTCCTTTTTTCCCCTCTACAAGAGCTGCTGTTGTTGCAGAGAGAGCCGGTCAATTTTGTTCTTCCCGTCCTGTGAAGATGCCATGGTGGCCTCATGGCTGGCAGACTCTGCAGAGACCCCTTACTCTGACACGAATTCTTCCAGATCGCAAGGCAGACCAGGCATGCTTTGGGTTCTTTTTTGTGTGCACTCTTCACTATTTTTGCAGCTTCACTAAGTTTCACGGATATGTATATGTACATCGGATGAGAAGAGGTGATGTAGGGCTGAACAGACTATGATGATTGTCTTCGCTCATCAGGGATAGCCGGATAGGTAATGGCATCTACTACCCAATACGTCGGATCAGAATCGTCTACTTcgtttcaaaaagaaaaaaagaatcgTCTACTTCGATCAGTCTCATGATTTCTCTTCAGGTTTGTATCATCTGTctgtccttttctttctttctttcaacTTTATCGCTTTCTGTTCTTGTTTCCTCCAATTCCAACGAAACATGGCCACATGACCCAAATCAGCAACGCGGTAAATTTGAATGCTGGAGTTAGGATCCATTTGAAGGCTCAGTTTAAATCCGAATAAGATGAATGCTGAATAAGAGAACCGCCCTTTTTGGAACACGGCATTTGAGGGAAGATGTTTTGCTTCCTTCAATCTTTCTCACTCTGATGGTTTGCTGGACCCAGAAGGCATAAACAGGCCAACAACATGGATTTTCTCTAGCCCATAACTCAAAATGGGCTACGGCTAGGCCTTGCCCAACAGTCGGGAAAAAAATTGAGATTGTTTTCCCATATTTAGAACCCTTTAATAATTAATAAAAGCACACTTTGTAAATAATTCTAGTCTGTGATAGTAATTCAGTCAACAAATAGGTTGAATAGATTTGATTTAGATATGGCTGCATCGGGGATAGCACTTTTCTTTTACTATTTGTAGTACAATGTACAAAATGCAGGACTACTACTTTCTCATGATTCTTACTGAAGCGCTACATGTACATGCACATTTCAATTGTGAGAGCACATGCTTAAGCATAGCACAGCAACCTTGCTTGGGTATTGGAGGCAATTCTTAactttttatataaaaataacCGTTTCGCATTCGCAATTCTTCGTATGCATGGGATTTTTTTGCAGCAACTTTCTCATGTTATTTAGGACAGCGCCACCATGGAATAGTTGCTTGTTCCTAGCTCCACGCTGCTCTTGAGGTGGCTGAAACATAGAAGAGATGTAGCTATGTAATGGTTGAGTCAGAAATCACCAAATTATAGGCATGATGTggagaaaaaagaaaatataGTTGTGCACTTGTGTATTAATATAGATTAAAAGGAGATTAATTAAGGAGAATGAGAAAGGAAAGCTTACATGTCAAATGCCTGCCACATAGATTTGGTAGTATTGTAGCAGAAGAACCACAGGAGTATCAAGACAATGCTGTCTAGTGTATGTTAAGGACAAACAAGCACAAGTACACCATCAAGAAAATATTTTCAACAAGAAGTGACCCATATTTATTAGCTCAAACAATGCTCAAGGAACACCAAAATTTTAAATCCTTATGTCTCTAAGCTAAATGTCACCCTATATCTTCGTTTATTTTTCTCAGCCTTTATCTAGGCGACAACATGGCAACGCATACCATCTCGACCAGAGCATAACAAGGCCTATTACTAGTACACATGGCTCCACTTTCTGGTTGCATCATTGACCCACCATTGACCAGTATTTGTTTATTATTTCACACGGGGGCACACAACTAGGGTGGCAGGAACTTATTTATGATTTTCACCCCAGATAGAAAAAATATCACCCCCTACACTAAAACACCGACTAAAAGAAGCGTAATTTCGAGCAGTAAAGTATATTTGTAGTATGTTTAAGAAATCCCAGTAAAAGATATGCATATTGCTGACACTATGTAGAATAAAAATCATAAATGTCGACGGTAGAACTCCCAAATTCTAACTACACAATGTTATTACTAGCTATTTAGAAAGACAAGGATTATTTTAAGATGTACTAGCATATACCCATGTTCTGAATAGAACTCAGGGGCAGGGCCGGTGTATGTAGCATCTTAGGTGTAGGTGTGTGTGTATGAAGGCCGTAGGCCGGTCAGTTTGGTCAAATTTCCGAATCCAGCCTAGCAACTCACCGACCTAACCTGGAGCTTGCTAAAATTTCCAAGCACATCAGCAAAGCAAGGTGGCCCTCGAGCCACTTGTACTTACTGATATGAGCACATGGGCATGGAGCAAGTGATCCATTTTACGGTTAAACTGTAGAAGTGTTTAACTGGGATATCATCTTCATGAGACTGAATTAAACATCCCTGAATAAACCTAGATTCTTTTGGACCCCGTCTCTTAAACTTTGGAGTGGAATTCGGCCCCAAACCAAGGAGACCCGCGTCACCAAAATACTAATTTGAAaagaatacatgaagaacaatACAATCTCATGAATGCATGGAAACCATGAAAACTGGGATGCATGTGTTTCGTCCTGAGTCCTGACTGATGGTAGGGAATTAACATGCAGAACCAAAACACGAAAGATCGGAAGGGGAAACCTgatgagagtgagaacacagagAAATTAGGCGTTCTTAGGAAATGAAGGATACTGAAGAGGTATCTCTCCCACCAATCCATGGCGTAGAGGCCGATGGTGACGTTGTACAGGAACAGCTTCCTGCCGATCCAGCTcatctctcctcctcctccccttcccttcGTTCCCGCCATATGCATGTATGTCCACtggagctagctagctactaCTATTTTTGCTAGGAACTTAAGTAACTTGCTTAACTGGCTGCAAGCACTAATGCAGGGGAGGCGAAGAGGCTTGGCGCTGGTATTTATAGAAGGGACGAAGGGAGCTCAAGCAGCATGTGTTCACACGGAGACGTCCACTCACACTTGGATTGCGCTAGCTACCACCAGCTCCAGCTGAGCGACGGACAAGTGCGCAGCTTGCATTggacacggccggcggcggcgatcagCTAGCGTGCACTGATTGTGTCAAGTTCAGTTCACATTCCAGATCAGGCTGACGAGCGCGTATCAAGTGTCTGACGAGTATAACACCTTCACGAGGTGGATTGTTGTTGGTCAGACTTGATGTGCAAGGGTCTCTGTCTGAGACACAACGACGACATGCGTGCACAATGTCAAACCTGCTGCGCCTGTGAGAATTCAAGGATGTAGCTAATGGTTGGCTGAACATTTACACCCAAACACGGATGAGGTCAACCAAGGCCGGACCGACCGGCGCGAAGAACAGTGCCGCCATGCAACGTACGCAAATGCCGCTCGCCCTAGCTAGCTGGTTTGACAAATTCGATGGTGCACGGCCCGGCCAATTAATGGCGATCACGAGGCGGTCCACCGTGGCTAGCTGCGCATGCCCGGCCGCCGGTTCATCTCGGACGTACGTCGATCTCTCGATCGATAGATCGCGTTGACATGCCGCCGCTCAAAGTCAGCGTGGCGTACTGGTTGAGCTGTGTAAGCAGGTACCAGCTAGAGTTTCTTCGAGATCTACCATCCATCCGTGTTGGTCCGTTGGATGGCCATCTATCTTACTGCCACCACGAGTCGAGGCGAGTAGTTGGTATACGTTGCGCCAGCGTAGCATCCTAGACCAAGCAGCTAGCAGCAAGCACACTGTACACAGTGTCGGTGTCTTTGGCTTCCCAATCCTTGGGTGCATGGTACGCACCATCCGGTACTTTGGCCAGCCAGCTAGAATTTCACTTCTTCTATTATATTTATACTATTAACCCAGCTCAATTGAAGAAAATTGCCTCTATATGTTTAGCGACATTGACCTAGGAGATTCGGAAAAGACAGTGGAAGAAAACATTAATTACCATGATGCAGGAGGCGCATGAAGAGGCCAAGGCAACTCTTATGGCTGCAAAAGCAAAAAATAGAGATGGACAAAAAACAAAAACTAGAAGGGAGCAGAGGGAATTAAGCACCGCAATTAACAGCATGTATATGATGAAACTGACAAAGGAAACACAAAGACAAAAGAGGTTGTGGgagaaatagaggtggctggcCCTTCCGTCCTCCAGGCCAACAGCAGAAGAAACAAAGATGAGCAAAACAAAGAGAAGTGCGGCAGCAGGCCGCAATAAACAACAAAAGAAATGAAGATATTATTTTCGAATGTGAGAGATTTGGGTGGTGCATGCAGGAATAAGGAAACAACTGAGTGATCTCACATGGTGGATATAATATGCCTGCAGGAGACAATTAAACAAGATTTCACTCACAGTGAACTCAGAAATTTAAGTAAAGGAGGCAACTTTGCTTGGAATTAGACTGCTGCTAGAGGGCCCTCTGTGGGTACATTAATATGAGTCAAAGAAGGACGCTTGGATGCAATCGAGATGGACAGTGTTACCTTCTTCTCCAgcataaaaattgaaaatagaaGCAATAAACTTATCTGGGAAGTCATAAATATTTATGGTCCTATACAAATAGAGAGGAAATAAAGTAGAGTTCTTGCAAGAGTTAAACCAAAAAAATAAAGAACATGATCAAATTTCCTTGGGAAAAATCATCTGACAATGTTGATGTTGGGTGGATGGACatgtttaattttttttttaaCTCAGATTGTAACATAAAAGAACTTTTGAGAAAAGGGAGTAGGTTCACCTGGACAAACAAGCAAACCAACCCTATCATGTGTGTCTTGGATAGAGTGTTTTCTAATGCTGAATGGGAACAATACTACCCTTTAACTATACCTATGACGATGCTGGAACTAGGGTGTGGGGTCTGACCACTGTCTCATCATTGTTAACATTGATGACAAAAGAGTGAAGCAACCACGccaatttagatttgaaatggCCTGGTTGACACAAGAGGGTTTCAAAAATAAGCTCCTAGAAAAGTGGCCCCAGCAAGCGAATTTTGGATTACAAGAT
The genomic region above belongs to Panicum hallii strain FIL2 chromosome 4, PHallii_v3.1, whole genome shotgun sequence and contains:
- the LOC112888420 gene encoding uncharacterized protein LOC112888420; translation: MAGEMSWVGKKIHLYNVTMGLYMLDWWERCLFNILVLILLWFVCLNGSRFATDVFESHLKARILQGANYGMGIGMPSS